A section of the Telopea speciosissima isolate NSW1024214 ecotype Mountain lineage chromosome 3, Tspe_v1, whole genome shotgun sequence genome encodes:
- the LOC122655682 gene encoding MDIS1-interacting receptor like kinase 2-like yields MSPIERSLVLLHLLLLFFPTSKVKASPTAEAQALIKWKKNSLSSPPLNSWSLTNIKNLCYWTGIVCYNTGSVAEINLPELGLNGTLDQLNFTALTGLTRLNLNFNNLMGAIPSSIGNLSNITFLDLSSNFLDESIPPEIGQLTELRILNLSNNNLVGSIPYQVSNLQKVWHLNLSMNYLESPESSKFSGMPRLKCLSLFLNSLVSEFPSFIFKCPNLTYLDLSQNNLTGLIPDSLVTGLQKIEYLNLTENFFQGPLPVNLSNLVALKDLRLGLNLFEGGIPNEIVSISNLHTLELYNNSLGGEIPSSIGRLRMLQRLDLHAAGLNSKIPHELGYCTNLTFIDLSINSLNGTLPSSLSNLTKISELGMSGNLLSGEISPYLITSWVQLISLQLQNNSFSGKIPQDIGRLTKLNYLYLYTNQLSGSIPQEIGNLGDLVELDLSKNMITGPIPATLGNLTQLEVLYLFENNLTGTIPPEIGNLTSLIRLDVNANRLQGELPDTISHLKNLQILSLFSNNFSGIIPQDFGRSSLSLFFVSFSNNSFSGELPPGLCNGFALEELTANGNNFTGSLPECLRYCSGLVRIRLEGNQFSGDISKVFGVHPNLVYIDLSGNQLTGELSPEWGKCFNLTYFHIDGNRISGEIPGELANLTQLHDLSLSSNELVGGIPVELGEIDMLFKLNLSENHLTGVIPQKIGSFQKLQLLDFAGNELTGSIPGVLGNCINLLMLNLSNNRLSGEIPSELGNLISLQSFLDLSRNSLSREIPPNLGKLSSLENLNLSHNNLSGRIPTELSSMNSLQTIDLSYNELSGQVPNGKIFQQQPVEAFIGNAGLCGNAKGLPPCNSSPASRGSNNHDKVLIAVIVPVVGILLLGAIILGLVILSRKSRQPDENIGSTKDEESHQSLIWERKGKFTFNDIMKATNDFHENYCIGKGGFGTVYKAVLPTGQIVAIKRLNMSDSSDILATNRQSFENEIHMLTNIRHRNIIKLYGFCSRKGSMYLVYEYVERGSLRNVLYGEEGEGELDWVTRVKIIQGVAHALAYLHHDCNPAIVHRDISMNNILLETGLEPRLGDFGTARLLSPDSSNWTAVAGSYGYMAPELAFTMRVTEKCDVYSFGVVALEVMMGRHPGELISSLSMSSSNDRDLLLKDALDQKLPSPTGQLAEVVVFVVAMALACTRTDPESRPPMRLIAQELSAHNRAYLAEPFSIITINKLTGFKKNSLI; encoded by the exons ATGTCACCAATCGAAAGATCTCTTGTTCTGCTCCACCTTCTCCTTCTGTTCTTTCCTACTTCGAAGGTAAAAGCATCACCAACGGCAGAGGCACAAGCTCTGATCAAATGGAAGAAGAACAGCttatcttctcctcctctcaatTCATGGTCCCTTACCAATATCAAGAACCTCTGCTACTGGACTGGTATTGTCTGCTACAATACCGGAAGTGTTGCAGAGATAAACCTTCCTGAGTTGGGTCTCAATGGAACACTTGACCAACTCAACTTCACAGCACTCACAGGTCTCACCCGCTTGAATCTCAACTTCAACAATCTCATGGGAGCTATTCCTTCCAGCATTGGCAACCTTTCTAACATCACCTTTTTGGATCTAAGCAGCAATTTCTTAGATGAATCCATTCCTCCTGAGATTGGACAGTTAACAGAGCTCCGCATCCTTAACCTCAGTAATAACAATCTTGTGGGTTCAATTCCTTATCAGGTTAGCAATCTTCAAAAGGTATGGCACCTGAACCTCAGTATGAACTATCTAGAATCACCTGAATCATCCAAATTCTCTGGCATGCCACGACTGAAATGCCTCAGTCTATTTCTCAATTCACTTGTGTCGGAGTTCCcatctttcattttcaaatGCCCAAATCTGACTTACCTCGATCTCTCACAGAACAACCTTACAGGTCTCATACCAGACTCACTGGTGACCGGCCTACAGAAGATTGAATACCTCAATCTTACTGAAAATTTCTTTCAAGGTCCATTGCCTGTAAACCTATCCAATCTTGTTGCACTCAAAGATTTAAGGTTGGGGTTGAACTTATTTGAAGGTGGAATACCCAATGAGATTGTTTCGATTTCTAATCTTCATACTCTGGAACTCTATAACAATTCCTTAGGAGGAGAGATACCTTCCTCTATAGGCCGACTCAGGATGCTTCAGAGACTCGATCTCCATGCAGCTGGATTGAACTCTAAAATTCCCCATGAACTCGGTTATTGTACCAACCTCACCTTCATAGACCTTTCGATAAATTCACTCAATGGAACCTTACCTTCATCTCTATCAAATCTGACAAAGATATCTGAGTTGGGTATGTCCGGGAACTTGCTTTCTGGAGAGATCTCGCCCTACTTGATAACCAGCTGGGTACAATTGATTTCATTGCAACTTCAGAACAATTCCTTCTCTGGTAAGATTCCACAAGATATTGGCAGACTGACAAAGCTCAACTACCTCTATCTCTACACTAATCAGCTCTCTGGATCAATCCCCCAGGAAATTGGAAACCTCGGAGATTTGGTGGAGCTAGATCTCTCAAAGAACATGATCACAGGTCCCATTCCTGCCACGTTGGGGAACCTAACACAGCTTGAAGTCCTATATCTATTCGAAAACAATCTAACTGGTACAATCCCACCAGAGATTGGAAACCTCACATCTCTAATAAGGCTTGATGTCAATGCCAACCGATTGCAAGGAGAGTTACCAGACACCATTTCTCACCTTAAAAATCTTCAGATACTCTCTTTGTTTAGCAACAATTTCTCCGGTATCATTCCACAGGATTTCGGACGGAGTagtctctctctattttttgtaAGCTTTTCTAACAACAGCTTTTCTGGTGAGCTGCCTCCAGGGTTATGCAATGGATTTGCACTAGAGGAGTTGACAGCCAATGGTAACAATTTTACCGGGTCATTGCCAGAGTGTTTGAGGTATTGTTCAGGGTTGGTCAGAATCCGACTAGAAGGGAATCAATTCTCCGGGGACATATCTAAGGTATTTGGAGTACACCCAAATCTTGTTTACATAGATCTCAGTGGCAATCAGTTGACCGGAGAGCTCTCACCAGAGTGGGGAAAATGTTTCAATCTTACTTATTTTCACATTGATGGAAATAGAATTTCTGGTGAGATTCCGGGTGAGCTTGCAAATTTGACCCAATTACATGACCTAAGCCTGTCTTCGAATGAACTGGTGGGAGGAATCCCAGTTGAACTTGGAGAAATAGACATGCTATTCAAGCTCAACTTGAGTGAAAATCACTTAACAGGAGTGATCCCTCAGAAAATTGGAAGTTTTCAGAAGCTCCAACTTCTCGACTTTGCAGGAAATGAACTAACCGGCAGTATACCTGGAGTGCTTGGGAATTGCATCAATTTACTGATGTTGAACTTAAGTAACAACAGATTATCAGGTGAAATACCATCTGAGTTGGGCAACTTGATTTCATTGCAGTCATTTCTAGATCTGAGCAGAAACTCACTCTCAAGAGAAATCCCTCCTAACCTGGGGAAGCTGAGCTCATTGGAGAACCTCAATCTCTCCCATAACAACCTCTCAGGCAGAATACCAACAGAATTATCCAGCATGAATAGTCTGCAAACAATTGATCTCTCCTACAATGAGTTGAGCGGTCAGGTACCAAATGGTAAAATTTTCCAACAACAACCAGTTGAGGCCTTCATTGGAAATGCAGGCCTATGTGGAAATGCAAAAGGATTGCCACCTTGTAATTCCAGTCCTGCAAGCAGAGGATCCAACAATCATGATAAAGTCCTAATAGCTGTCATTGTCCCAGTAGTTGGCATTCTCCTTTTAGGAGCCATCATTTTGGGACTCGTGATCTTGAGCAGGAAATCAAGACAACCAGATGAAAATATTGGAAGTACCAAAGATGAGGAGAGCCATCAGTCACTGATatgggaaagaaaaggaaaattcaCATTCAATGATATTATGAAAGCTACTAATGATTTCCATGAGAATTATTGTATTGGAAAAGGAGGGTTTGGAACCGTTTACAAAGCAGTCCTGCCAACAGGTCAGATTGTCGCCATTAAAAGACTGAACATGTCAGATTCCAGTGACATTCTTGCAACAAATCGACAAAGTTTTGAGAATGAAATCCATATGTTAACAAATATCCGGCACAGAAATATCATTAAATTGTATGGATTTTGTTCTAGGAAGGGTTCTATGTATTTGGTGTATGAGTATGTCGAGAGGGGCAGTCTGAGAAATGTTCTTTATGGGGAAGAAGGGGAAGGTGAGCTAGATTGGGTGACGAGAGTTAAGATCATCCAAGGGGTAGCCCATGCCCTTGCTTATCTGCACCATGATTGCAACCCCGCAATTGTGCACCGGGACATAAGCATGAATAACATTTTACTGGAAACAGGGTTGGAACCTCGGCTTGGAGACTTTGGAACAGCAAGACTTTTGAGCCCTGATTCATCCAACTGGACAGCAGTGGCTGGATCTTATGGCTACATGGCTCCAG AGCTTGCATTTACAATGCGAGTCACAGAAAAGTGtgatgtttatagctttggGGTGGTAGCATTGGAAGTGATGATGGGAAGGCACCCAGGAGAGCTCATCTCTTCTCTATCTATGTCATCATCTAATGATCGTGACTTGCTGTTGAAGGATGCATTGGACCAAAAACTCCCATCTCCAACAGGCCAATTGGCAGAGGTTGTGGTTTTTGTAGTTGCAATGGCCCTAGCATGCACAAGAACTGATCCAGAGTCACGACCCCCCATGCGCTTAATTGCACAAGAGCTGTCAGCTCACAACCGGGCATATCTGGCTGAACCATTTAGCATAATCACCATAAATAAATTAACaggctttaaaaaaaatagcttAATTTAG
- the LOC122655426 gene encoding MDIS1-interacting receptor like kinase 2-like — translation MSPSQKHSILLLLFQLLFLFFFSLKIVSSARTEAKALVKWKNSLSSASLDSWSFTNINNRCNWTGIVCNGAGSVSEINLSYSNLNGTLYQLNFTSLPNLTRLDLNFNNLMGSIPYEIGNLSKLHFLNLANNNFTDFIPSEIGQLSALRVLDLSGNSLMGPIPYQLSNLQNVWQLYLGSNYLESPDSSKFIGMPRLQYLSLFLNSLFMEFPPFILRCQNLIYLDLSQNNLTGSLPISLVTNLHKIQYLNLSQNFFEGSLPANLSELAGLKDLHLGGNRFIGGIPAEIGLLRSLRVLTLNNNSLGGQIPSSLGQLSMLQLLDLHASGLDSNIPPELGNCTNLTFLDLSINSLTGVLPSSLSNLTKISDLGMSSNLLSGEISPYFINSWTQLISLQLQNNFFTGNIPPEIGKLTKLQYLFLFINQLTGSIPPELGNLNDLVELDLSMNEITGPIPITLWNLKQLQLLNLFYNNLIGTIEPEIGNLTSVMVLDFDNNQLQGELPSTISHLENLQILSLFSNNFSGIIPKDLGNRSSYLAYVEISNNSFSGELPLGLCSGFSLQKLTVQNNSFTGTLPDCLKHCSELIRVRLDGNRFTGDISEAFGVHPNLVYLDISLNQFSGTLSPKWGKCASLTYFHIHGNQIGGNIPVEIGSLNQLQDLSLSSNELIGEIPTELGDLDLLFNLNLSNNHLTGVIPNKIGRLSELQQLDFAGNALTGNIPGVLGSCTNLVMLNLSNNKLSGKIPPELGFLVALQSFLDLSTNSLSGEIPPDLGNLDSLENLNLSHNNLSGRIPTELSRMSSLLYIDLSFNKLSGEVPTGGIFQRAPEEAFIGNAGLCGEAKVLPPCNSDEINRSRKYGVNILIAAIIPVFTILFSGTIITGLLILRRKPRQPSEDMESSKEDDEIPPSLILESEGRFTFTDVVNCTEFDENYCIGKGGFGSVYKAVLPTGQIVVIKKLNFPDSGDIPETNRQSFENEIRLLRDVRHRNIIKLYGFCSMEGYLSLVYEYVERGSLGKVLYGEEGEGELDWLKRMKIVQGVAHAIAYLHHDCVPAIVHRDITVNNILLGSGFEPRLSDFRTAKLLRPDSSNWTDVVGSYGYMAPEIALTMKVTEKCDIYSFGVVALEIMMGRHPKEFISSLSLSSYNNDDLQLMDLLDQRLPPPTGQLAEDVVFVVKMALSCTSVGPESRPTMRFLAQELSTHTQTYLDYDVEL, via the exons ATGTCTCCAAGTCAGAAacattctattcttcttcttctttttcaacttCTGTTTCTGTTCTTCTTTTCATTGAAAATAGTATCATCAGCAAGAACAGAAGCCAAAGCTCTGGTCAAATGGAAGAACAGCTTATCTTCTGCGTCACTCGATTCATGGTCCTTCACCAACATCAACAACCGCTGCAACTGGACCGGCATTGTCTGTAATGGTGCCGGAAGTGTTTCCGAGATAAACCTCTCCTACTCAAATCTCAATGGAACACTCTATCAACTCAATTTCACATCACTACCAAATCTCACCCGCTTGGATCTCAATTTCAACAATCTCATGGGATCTATTCCTTACGAAATTGGTAATCTCTCCAAGCTCCATTTTTTGAACCTTGCCAACAATAATTTCACCGATTTCATCCCCTCAGAGATAGGTCAGTTGTCGGCGCTTCGTGTTCTTGATCTCAGTGGAAACAGTTTGATGGGTCCAATTCCGTATCAACTCAGCAATCTTCAGAACGTATGGCAGTTGTACCTTGGATCCAATTACTTGGAATCCCCTGATTCATCTAAGTTCATTGGCATGCCAAGATTGCAATACCTAAGCTTATTTCTCAATTCACTTTTTATGGAATTCCCACCTTTCATTCTTCGCTGCCAAAATCTGATTTACCTTGATCTCTCACAGAACAACCTGACGGGTTCTTTACCAATCTCACTCGTAACCAATCTACACAAGATTCAATACCTCAATCTTAGTCAGAATTTCTTTGAAGGATCATTGCCTGCAAATCTGTCAGAACTCGCCGGTCTCAAAGATCTACATCTAGGAGGCAACAGATTCATCGGTGGTATACCTGCTGAGATTGGTTTGCTTCGCAGTCTTCGTGTTCTTACATTAAACAATAATTCATTAGGAGGGCAGATTCCTTCTTCTCTAGGCCAACTCAGTATGCTTCAGTTACTTGATCTCCATGCTTCTGGACTGGATTCTAATATTCCTCCTGAGCTTGGCAATTGCACTAACCTCACTTTCCTTGATCTTTCAATAAATTCACTCACTGGGGTCTTACCTTCGTCCCTGTCAAATTTGACAAAGATATCTGATTTAGGTATGTCTAGCAACTTGCTTTCAGGAGAGATTTCACCTTATTTCATTAACAGTTGGACACAATTAATCTCTTTGCAACTTCAAAACAATTTCTTCACTGGAAATATCCCACCAGAGATTGGCAAGTTGACAAAGCTCCAATACCTCTTCCTCTTCATTAATCAGCTAACAGGGTCAATCCCACCTGAGCTAGGGAACCTCAATGATTTAGTAGAGTTAGACCTCTCAATGAACGAAATCACTGGTCCAATACCTATCACATTGTGGAACCTAAAACAGCTTCAACTGCTAAATCTTTTTTACAACAATCTAATTGGTACAATTGAACCAGAAATTGGGAACCTGACATCTGTAATGGTTCTTGATTTCGACAACAATCAGCTGCAAGGGGAGCTTCCAAGCACCATATCTCACCTTGAGAATCTTCAGATACTTTCCTTGTTTAGCAACAATTTCTCTGGTATTATCCCAAAGGATTTGGGAAATAGAAGTTCCTATTTGGCTTATGTTGAAATTTCTAACAACAGCTTTTCTGGTGAGCTGCCTCTAGGGTTATGTAGTGGTTTCTCCCTTCAAAAATTGACAGTGCAGAACAACAGTTTCACAGGGACACTGCCAGATTGCCTAAAGCATTGTTCAGAACTAATCAGAGTTCGTCTAGATGGGAACAGATTCACTGGAGACATATCAGAGGCATTTGGAGTACACCCAAATCTTGTTTACTTGGATATCAGTTTGAATCAATTCTCAGGTACGCTCTCACCGAAGTGGGGAAAATGTGCAAGTCTAACTTATTTTCACATTCATGGGAATCAAATTGGAGGTAATATTCCAGTTGAGATTGGGAGTCTGAACCAATTGCAAGACCTAAGCCTGTCTTCAAATGAGTTGATTGGAGAGATTCCAACTGAATTGGGGGATTTAGATTTGTTATTCAATCTCAACTTGAGCAACAATCACTTAACAGGAGTGATCCCCAACAAAATTGGGAGGTTGAGTGAACTCCAACAACTCGACTTCGCAGGAAATGCACTAACAGGAAATATTCCTGGGGTGCTTGGCAGTTGCACCAACCTAGTGATGTTAAACTTAAGCAACAACAAGTTATCAGGTAAAATACCACCTGAGCTGGGCTTTTTAGTAGCATTGCAGTCATTCCTAGATCTCAGCACAAATTCACTATCAGGAGAAATCCCACCGGATCTTGGCAATCTAGACTCATTGGAGAATCTCAATCTTTCCCATAACAACCTCTCAGGCAGAATTCCAACAGAATTATCAAGAATGTCAAGTCTACTATATATTGACCTCTCGTTCAACAAGTTGAGTGGTGAGGTGCCAACTGGAGGCATTTTCCAACGAGCACCCGAGGAGGCCTTCATCGGAAATGCAGGCTTATGTGGAGAAGCAAAAGTGTTGCCACCTTGTAATTCCGATGAGATCAATAGATCCAGAAAGTATGGTGTAAATATTCTTATTGCTGCCATTATCCctgtttttaccattttattttCAGGAACCATCATTACTGGACTCCTGATCCTGAGAAGGAAACCAAGACAACCATCTGAAGATATGGAAAGTAGCAAAGAGGATGATGAGATACCTCCCTCATTGATTTTGGAAAGTGAAGGGAGATTCACATTCACTGATGTTGTCAATTGTACTGAGTTTGATGAGAATTATTGCATTGGAAAAGGAGGTTTTGGGAGTGTTTACAAAGCAGTGTTGCCAACAGGTCAAATTGTCGTCattaaaaaactgaattttccAGATTCAGGTGATATCCCAGAAACAAATCGACAAAGTTTTGAGAATGAAATCCGCTTGTTAAGAGATGTACGACACCGAAATATCATTAAACTGTATGGATTTTGTTCTATGGAGGGTTATTTGAGTTTGGTTTATGAGTATGTAGAGAGGGGTAGTCTGGGAAAGGTTCTGTATGGGgaggaaggggagggggagctGGACTGGTTGAAGAGAATGAAGATTGTCCAAGGGGTGGCCCATGCTATTGCTTATTTGCACCATGACTGTGTTCCAGCAATTGTTCACAGGGACATAACTGTTAATAATATTTTGCTTGGGTCAGGTTTTGAGCCTCGGCTTTCTGACTTTAGAACAGCCAAGTTATTAAGGCCTGATTCATCCAACTGGACCGACGTTGTTGGATCTTATGGTTACATGGCTCCAG AGATTGCATTGACGATGAAGGTCACAGAAAAATGTGACATTTATAGCTTTGGGGTGGTAGCATTGGAAATTATGATGGGAAGGCACCCAAAAGAATTCATATCTTCTTTGTCATTATCATCATATAATAATGATGATTTGCAGTTGATGGATTTGTTGGACCAAAGGCTTCCACCTCCCACAGGTCAATTGGCTGAAGATGTAGTATTTGTAGTTAAAATGGCCCTATCTTGCACAAGTGTTGGTCCTGAGTCACGACCTACCATGCGTTTCCTGGCACAGGAGCTATCTACTCACACCCAGACATATCTGGACTATGATGTTGAactttaa